The following proteins come from a genomic window of Lycium ferocissimum isolate CSIRO_LF1 chromosome 4, AGI_CSIRO_Lferr_CH_V1, whole genome shotgun sequence:
- the LOC132052283 gene encoding ACT domain-containing protein ACR11-like has product MAWAMVSCGMCTSLKVIERQPISSPSFFNGSLVLNPVQRLYITPKRLALSGSTIIRKASAATAVEDGSAEETSAVPTPKVIIDLDSDPDATVVEVTFGDRLGALLDTMNALKNLGLNVVKANVCLDSSGKHNKFAITKASTGRKVDDPELLEAIRLTIINNMMEYHPESGSRFAMGEAFGAFQPYQKIDVDIATHIHVYDDGPERSLLCVESADRPGLIVDLVKIITDINVDVISGEFDTEGLLAKAKFHVSYKGKVLIKPLQLVVANSLRYFLRRPTTEDASF; this is encoded by the exons ATGGCTTGGGCTATGGTTTCTTGTGGGATGTGTACTAGTTTAAAAGTTATAGAGAGGCAACCCATTTCAAGTCCAAGTTTCTTTAATGGCTCTTTAGTTTTAAATCCAGTTCAGAGACTGTACATTACACCCAAGAG ATTAGCATTATCTGGGAGTACAATTATTCGAAAAGCATCCGCGGCTACAGCTGTGGAG GATGGAAGTGCAGAAGAGACAAGTGCAGTTCCAACACCCAAAGTTATAATCGATTTGGATTCAGATCCGGATGCAACGGTCGTTGAGGTTACCTTTGGAGATCGCCTTGGGGCACTTCTCGACACA ATGAATGCACTAAAAAACCTCGGGCTGAATGTTGTCAAGGCTAATGTCTGTCTTGATTCATCTGGGAAGCATAACAAATTCGCCATCACAAAAGC TTCTACGGGTAGAAAGGTCGATGATCCAGAGCTGCTTGAAGCAATTCGTTTGACGATCATCAATAATATGATGGAATACCACCCG GAATCGGGCTCCAGATTTGCTATGGGGGAAGCTTTTGGTGCTTTTCAACCATATCAGAAG ATTGACGTGGATATAGCAACCCATATCCATGTATATGACGATGGTCCTGAAAGAAG CTTACTCTGTGTAGAATCAGCAGACAGGCCTGGATTGATAGTTGACCTTGTCAAGATCATTACTGACATAAACGTTGACGTTATATCAGGAGAATTCGATACTGAG GGATTGCTAGCTAAGGCAAAATTTCATGTCAGTTACAAGGGCAAAGTTCTGATCAAGCCCCTTCAACTG GTTGTTGCGAATAGCCTACGTTATTTCTTGAGGAGACCAACAACAGAAGACGCAAGTTTTTAA